Within the Channa argus isolate prfri chromosome 12, Channa argus male v1.0, whole genome shotgun sequence genome, the region AGACACAGCTGACAATTAGAGGCTAAATGAGGAATGTcatgaacaaaataaagtaagGTTTTCCTAATCAGAACACAGAAGAATCAGTGGCAGATGTAACTCGTCTGGTCCCCTTCAATACCCTGccaacaagaaaacataattattacACTATTGTACTTATTAACACTTATTAGTCACATCACCTGGCACTGCTAGTGATTTTATCTTAACAATTcacagaaaaaattaaaaaaaagttttgacctttgtctttttaatgaaaTCCTCACCCCAGGGAGCAAGAGTTTGGCTTTTTTATAGACTGAAGCCCTACATTCATATGAAAGTGCTTTCAGCAGGTTTACATTAAACAGTTGAACAATACAAATGTAGATTTTCTATTCAGGTGTAAAAAATACTGATTATGATTCACCATCTTACTAACACATAACTTTAATAAAATGCTCATCTGTCATTAcctgacaaaatgtaatttagctTCACTTAGTGTCAAGGCAGTAACATTTGGctagtttaaaataaatctaactTAATGTAAAACCTTTAATTATTCATGTATATAACAGTAAAATACTATATAATTTAATGCCTGTGAAATATTGACATTTCTTTGATTAGAACATCCAAAGCCACCTTAAATGTCtgccatttttttaaactactaaGCCCCCACTGGAGGAAAATATATCCAGTGGCCACAATTATGAAGTCGTTGGAATGGATAATTCTTGTTCTAATTAAGATGGGATGCTTGTGGTTTCACTGCAGTAAAGTTGGTTTGAAGATGAATTTCAGTGCTCTCTGAATACAACATGACATCACACAGAGGGAGGATGGGGCACTAAGGTGTATTGATACTGTCTTTGGTGATGCAGCTTCCATAGCACATAAACTGTCAGTGAAAGTGGGCTGTAGCACACTCTGCACATCCACATCAAACTGTGACTGAGTCTAACTTTGTCCTTATCATATGTCACTGTCTGGCAGCTTTCAAACATTGTCTCATCTGGATCAGCCTAATATGCAGTGGAATGTAGCTCCTTTTTTCAAACTGTAGAAAGTATCTGTGGGCATCATGCAGCAGGATCCATGTATTTTCTCCAAATAGTGTTGCATATTTTTTGCATGTTGAAGTTGTAGCAGTGTaaattttctgtctgtggtAAACTTAGGTTATTAATCTAAACAACTGAGCTCAGCTACATGGATACAGCCTACATTTGTATTCTTTCATGTTACGTTAATTATTATGGCACTTTGCTCCTTGcataaagaaacaacaacaaaaaagagtaAACATGAGAACAAGAGGGAGAGACATGTTTAAGGTTTATTAATTATCATTAAAACACTTGTGTATGAGttaaccagggtttcctctgttttttgtttatgtcgtgtattgttttatatttatgtgtacTGATGACGttattagtgacatcatatggctttgtggTTGCccttgtagtttaccttttatgtttgctgtcaaggaaacaatgcatagCAATGATTTTGTTACACGAGAGTTCAGTTCAGCTACTGAAGAGAGCAGACGTGACACGGTAACTGAGCACAgaaactgactacaaggtggaAGTGAAAGTTTCTTACTgagttcagtgagttcagacatactttgagaagCTTTTTGATGAAACTGTGAACGtacttgtgagattactgtacttaaacttgtatgtaccaTTGATCCGCCATCGGTTAAGTTAAGAAGCGAACAAAATAAATCTTCAATGTTCATCATACAACAATCTCCGAAGTAAAGTATTTGCTGGAccatcagattcgagtaagatcacctctacattgGTAAGAAACCCTCTCCACACGGGCTAAACACAACTCAGAGAATAATGGAAAGAGAAATTGATCCAGCTAATGTGGAAAACGACAGGCAAAGCCAAGTCTCAAGGCCATAGAGAAATCATTGCAAAGTCTGATGGACACGAAAGGTCAAGTTGGACCAACTgggaaaacaaaagagcaagatGCACCGTTTAATGGAGGATGATGGCTGCGTGGAGGCGGTGGAAATCAAACTGTTGACAGAGTTCAACCGTTTGGTAAGTTTTGTAACATAAATATCTCAGTCAAAGAATTACTCCATAAGCTTAAATCACAAGAGAATGTGAATAGCGATCACCAAGACTGGTTTGAGCTGAAGGCAAGTTCATTTAGGTCATTTGGTGATGAAACTGTTGTCCGTTGGGTTAAAGAGGCACATCAGCGCATTGAGGATGCAAGTAGGCCAAATAACAGTGTAAGTCCTGAAGACAGTGTGTCTGCAGCATCCTCAAGGAGATCCAGGAAATACAGTTCTGTTCGCTCTGTAGCAAACATCAGCAATGACAACTTCAATCTTAGTCAGCCACAGACAACATATGCAAGGGACAAAGTGCCTGTCAATGCGACTATAAAGTGTGAGGAATAAAGTTATGAACCTGTTATGGGGTGTTTTGGTGCTGGATACAGTGGGAGTGTAAAGGCAGAGACTTATCACTGATTTCCAAGCAAATGCTGTTAACCATTTTCCAGTTTTAAAAGGTCAACAATGATTTAACTGATATTCAAACACCACAGGTGTTATGCTCAACCTCCTTAAATGGTTCCTAACTTTAGTGGAGATCTTCTAgaccaggggtctcaaactcaaattacctggaGGCCGCCggaggcagagtctgggtgtgacTGGGccgcatcaggtattccacaaaaaaacgttgtttaaaaaatctaatcttctcaaacatcactactaacaaaTCGTCCCCATGGACAGTGGTGATCATATCGCCGTCAACTTTCAAACAAATCAGCCCATTTCAAATGATGGAAAACATCCGCATGACGCCGAATCCAAAGTGGGttacattgacttcgtccagctcaaagtcaaacatggtcatttcacacacagtaagaagtagtaattctatgacagttatgtgatgttacacaggTGCCTCCATGTTGACCCATGTTCTAGACTATAGACTCTTCATTAAAGTATTCGAACACAGTTTGGAGAATAAATCGGCTGATGACAGAGATCAGCTCTACCTTTTAGAGCGGTACATAAGTGGACAACCAGGGGAGATGGTGCAAAGTTGCTTTCATATGGAACCAATCCAAGATTATATCAAAGGGCCAGGGAgcttttaaaggagcattttggCAATGAATTTACGATATCAGCAGCCTACATGGACACAAGGCTACAATTAAGGCTGAAAATGGCGAAGTGCTCCATTCGTTTGCTCTTTTCCTAACCAGTCAAAAATCACTGTCAGTTAATTGTTTCTCTTAtttataaatcatattttatcacattcattgacacacacatacagtttgaCACATTTACATGTGATGTTACCTGCTCTCACTGATGAATAAAGAACATCTGGATCAGATGGCTGCTCtgcaacacaaatgcacagagagAGTTTCTGTATCTCATTATCACAGCTGATAATCacttacatgtacagtatgtgtatatacatttttaaaaatattttatttatttttatagggGCAATACAACTAAACATCACTACAACTGAGCAGCCCATGCTGTCAAAACCAACAAAGCTTGTCAGTGTTCACATCACTGTTGTTGTTCcatctttatattaaaaactGTGAGTTCTGATTGTGAATTTAAATCTTAAGGTATTGTGCTCCATATGTGTTAACTGTAAAAGACAACTGAACTAAAGTAGTTCTGCACCTTCAAACAGTTCCCACTCACTGCCCCTCTTGTCTTCACATCttcactttaatattttatcaactGTTATGcacttgaatacatttttttttccaatggaaACCTGTAAGAAAAGTAAGGATCCCAATATTGAACCTTTTTGAAGTGGTGATTTCAGACAGTTAAGTTAAACACACTGCTGTCTCCAGTCCAGGTGTGATTTAAACCATCTTAGAGCTGGTTGAGAAAAGTTTCAATTTATTCATAATTCTGCCTGTAAATGCATATGATAATTTGGCCATAATAACCTTAACCAGGATTGGCTTCCCACTAGACCTGATCCCTCTTTCCTGAAAATGAATTTGTGCATGTTGGGTCTGTTTCAGGTTCGATCTTATGGGCCAGTGAACATCTACTATGGATTTATAAGTCAATATTTTAGACCCCTAAAAACTATAGCACCTAGTTATTAACCTTTACATTAAGGCAGCTGCTGAAACAGACCAACCTGTTCACATAGGACACAGGACAGACCAGCTAATTAAACAGTTTTTGCATGTGGTCTGCAGCCCTATTGTTAACTCCAAATTAATCACAATAATGTATGTGCTAATTTTCTCAGACAGGTTTAATACAACTGAGTAAATGTTGATAATTCATGTAAATGGAAAGTTGCACATATGCCATAAACTGCTTTCTGACAAAATCCTGCAatacaacatccagtttgtctAACTActgttttattaaactttttatggttgtgtttacaCTCATACCACTCGGTTAAACTTAGAGAAATATTGTTGTCTGACTTACTAGAAAAGAATGCAACCAAAAGAGTTTATTCTCCTTTTTAGACATTGTGGACCAGGAAGAATTACAGGAATTCAGAGACTACTAGGTCAGATTTTACCTCCCAGGCATTTTTTCTTAGATACGTAAAAGTAGACatatgaatgtttgtctgtgtatgtgattACCAGCTTTCATGCCAGCCTTTCTCTGATTTGTAATCACAACCTCACCATAAGTCACCTCATTAGGACCtggaagagagaaacagaataGGCTTATATAGAAGAAAAAGTATGGTATTTTTCTATGAACTGTAGTTGCATAAAGTGACAGTAATATCAAATCTTGTCTTTCTGGTTGTCCATGATTCTTTACACATAACACCTTTTGGACATCTCTGCCCCTCTGATGCTCTCTCTTTTATAAGTTTTTCTCCCAAGGAATTTGAAAGGTCTAAATCATTGCTATACCAATTGTAAATGTGACTGAGACAAATGTGTGATTTTGGACTATTTAAGTTAACTTAATTCGGCTTTAAAGGATTTGAAAATTTACAGGACCAGAGCAGAATAAAACCTGCTTTAGGGTTGAAAATGATACATGGCCCACAACATAATACACCATCAGCAATACTATGATTTTACAGAGTGGAAATACAGAAGCTGCTTTTATCACGTACACTATGATAAACACTTCAGAAAGTATCCTGCAGAATACAGCTTAAGTGTATAaagtgtgtaaagaaaaaacaggacatttaGAGGGTGATGAGAACACTAACTAGGAtactaaaaaggtaaaaaacaaagaaaaaaaaaggagctgaCAGAATTAATGGTGTTGTTTTTTCCATCTTATGTAGTTTTTAGAGCTAAATTCCAACATTATCATTTATTGTCTTTAGGAAGTATGAGTGTAGAAAATTCAGCAGCTTCTAATGTTTAACCAGTGCTGATGCAGCATTTATTGGTTATAATGACAAACATGGCTTCATGTTCACTAATAAACACTAAGTTTCACTGTAGCCAGTGTCTGTAATTGAAGATTGATTGTGAGGGAAGatccttaacacacacacacacacacgtaaatggtaaatgttctgcacttatgtagaacttttctacctattgacactcaaagcactttacactgcttcttattcacaatcatactcacacaccgatggggaagctgctatgcagctggccaacggttaccgggagcaactaagttggggtccagtgtgtcttgctcaagaacacttcaacatgtgtctggaggagccagggatcaaaccaacaactgtgagattggtggaagaCCTTTGTACGGCCTACCTCCCCTTTTGAGTCTCTCTCTGATGGTAACATCAGCATAAGTCACATCCATTGGTGGAGAAGAACTGTTTCTTCCTGAGAGAaggggaaacaaacaaaaaattaaacacaaatattgATAAACATCCACaaggtctttttttaaaattaaacatcagaCAGTCTGTCATCATTAAGAACAGTGATCTCCTCTGGCTGCATTGGGACATGTCTGTAACTCAGAAGGGGAAACAGTTATTTGTCTGTGCAGAAATCTCTCTGCAGCCCTGTTAGATTGAAGGACACATGAACTGCTGGTTGTGAACTATTGACCCACTAAGAACAAAATCATGGAAACTCCTCACGATTGGTACAGATGAATATGTAAAGGTGAACTTCTTTGAAGCAAAAACGATACACAAGCAGGTGTTGTCAAAGTATGATTGCTCTGTTCAGGACAAAGGTGTTATTCTGACATCTTGTTAACCTTAGAATAAACAAGCTCCACATTTCATGCTGGAAAGTCTAAGGAGTGAAAGATATTCtggttgtctttgtccttttctgtctccctcgctctgtccctttctgcaggtgtccccggctttggaaatatgtgttttccagcgtcctttcaacctgcccgatgttttgttgttgctttttgttgcttttttcttgtctctcttcactttccactcacccaaaccggtcaaggcagatgttCGATTCTGCCTATCTGCCAAGGCAGATggtccactgttgcctatggcttgttcaagggggaattgttgggttctctctatacatctttctaatcttgactttattctgtaaagcgTCTTGACGTGACTATGACACAAGTTGTAATTCTAGTTCAGACCTGCTGACTGGATTACACTCATTGATAAGTATAGTTCCAGTTTGTTTATATCAGCAAAGACTCTTTTCATACCTGGTTGTTTCCTCCACAGCCACAGTCCAACCACAACCAAAACCAGGAGAACCAGAAATGCGACAGGGGCCACCACTGCAACTGGGATaaggagtgagggagggagagagaataaGGCCGGAGGATCAGTATTTATAAATGCTACAGCAGTGTAGGAAGTGGTGATGTCTGCACCAGAGGATCCAGATGACGTGGTGGTGTGAGAATCAGAGGTTGTAGGAGGATCTgtagacagaggaggagaatcTGGTTCAATGATCAGTTTATTATCAGGTCAGCAGGTTAGTTCATATctttaaacaggaagtgttgTCAGtgtcctgacctctgaccctcagCCAGCTCTGAGGAGATTTTCCAGACTTATCAGTAGCACATGAGTAGAAACCTTCATCAGACTGTTGCACTTTACTGATGATGTGCTCTGATTTTAAATCAGTGCAGGTTTCATTCTTATAGAAATAAGCAGTGACTATGCCACTATTCTTATTTCTACAATGCAGAGTGACATTACTTCCTGTCATCACAGGAAGTGCAGGGATCTCCAAGATCAGATCTTTATctgaagaacacacacagagacacatagaGACAGTTACAACAACAAAGTCACGTAAAGGTATTATGTTGCAGCTGACAGGATGAAACCAGTTTTGTACCAGTTACAGTGATGGTGACCTGGTTGCTCCTCTTTCCTAAACTGGTTTCACACAAGTAAACTTCAATGAAAGTAGTTGTGAGACTAAGAACACAAGTGGAAGAAGAGGAAACTTCAAAGTCTTGATTGTCTGCTCCACACTGCTCAGTCTGTCCCTCTCTGGTCCTCTTCACTGTCCATCCATCAACTGTCTGTCCTTCTCCTACACAACTCAGAGATACTGGAGGACCTCTGGTGAAGAACTGCTGAAGGTTTGGGCTGACATTCAGATAGACtggaggacacacagacagacagattaaATGTCTGTGTATTGTTGGAGTGTCAGTGATTGTTTTCACGTCCATCATCTCACCTGCAGAAACAGTGAgtccacacagcagcaggaggacagACACACCTGGAACAGGAGGACACAGGTCActgaaggtcagaggtcagtaaAGCCCCTGATCAGGTTTGTGTAGAGATAGTTGAAATGAAGTTCATTCAAACAAGATATATGTATCCACAGCATTGATACAAAGAAAagtctttttactttttgagaTTCTACaatgagaaatgaaaaagaataacATGGAGCTAAATTATACCTTtactaaaatacacacactcctGTCTATAGCAATAACTTTAGCTGCAGCCATATGGAAAGTGTGGAATGCAACCGCAacggggcacaagccagtgccTTCTTGTGTCAGTCCTAATtatggataaatgcagagggttgtgtcaggaaggacatctgaaTTAACCAAATTAACATgtgaatcgtgacaatgacttccataccggatctgtcagggcccaggttaacaaccaccgccaccggtgctgttgacctacagggtaccagtggaaattgggctactgttggtcgaagaaggagaggaggaaggtggatatactgtgtgtccaggagaccaggtggaaaggtagcaaggctagaagcttaggagcagggttcaagttgttctaccatgggtcagataggaggagaaatggagtaggagttatcctgaaagaggattttgtgaggaatgttctagaggtgaaaagagtatcagacaggttgatgagtctgaagctggaaattgaaggtgtgatgttcaatgttgttagtggttatgaaccacaggtaggatgtgagttagaagagaatgAGAAATTCTGGAAAGATTTAGATGAAGTAGgagacaacaaacacacacaaactcacaacaaagctctcaagacactttacagaataaagtcaagattataaagatatatagagagaacccaacaatccccCCTTAACAAGCTatagacaacagtggagaggaaaaactccctttaatggaagaaacctccagcagaaccaggctcagggtggacgaccatctgcctcgaccggttggggtgagtggaaagtgaagagagaaaagaacagagcaacaaaaagcaacaacaaaacatcaggcagattggtaggaccagtagcttcacgctggaagacacacagcttcaaagccgggggacacctgcagaaaggaacagagagagggggacagaggaggacaaagacaactacgggagagaacacacagagttaatgacatacagtggtgacaattgcagggtgagaggagagatggtcaagaggaggaaaggagctcagtgcattggggggtgggtcccccagcagtctaagcctatggcagcataactataactaactataagctttatcaaaaagctGATTCAGTGCTAAAATAGAATCTACAGCATTTACCAGGATTTACTCTCTGGCCTATCTGGGCAAATGTCCAGGGCTGGATTTTAATCCCAGTGCAGCTTCGTATTTGAGTTAGAGATTCTTGACCAAATTTGATGAAACCCAGTAAGGGTGAGTTAGGGGATGATAACGTTTTCACTGAGAAGAGGACACGATTTGTGAATAGCAGATAAGATCTGCTACACACATTACGATGAATGTGTAATATGTTGTAAGGCATAATTATATAAGGTGATGAAAGATTTATGTTGCCATGTGATTTGCACCTTGCTGAGTCCATGTGACTGATAGGAAGCTAGTCTTAAATGACTtacaaagtgacttacaagtgaggtacaaggcagcaaaaatctaagtcaaggtgaaaacatcaaagcaaagtcctgtcagaagaagtgtttccgtttcatgagatgcaagaaagagcaaaaagaataattggggtttttttgaacagaaactgagccctgtggcacattgctagagaggctatgagagtgagaaacattcccctgccaggataccttgaaggtaaGATAGGTAAGACCGAacccaggctagagctgatccagagatgttCAAGTCAGAGAGAGTGGACAAGAAGAGCTAGTGGCTACAGATAGATTGACATGTGGTTTTCACATCCCACAGAGATTCCACAACTGTCAGgagtgttgtttctgtggagtgacccctctggaagccagactggttgacatcgaggaggttgttcttggaaagaaagtctgagagtggATTGAAGACCACTCGGTTCATGGACTTGGCcacaaatggaagaagagagacgggtctgtaattctccacaagggagggatcaagagaaggctccTTATGCAGTGGGAGATCTGAGCCTGTTTgaatgaggttggaaaagtgCCTGTTGAGAGAGATGTGTTAGTGATTTGTGTTGTAGTGGTTAGAGATTATTTTATAAGACTTAatctttaatataatatataagttATAGTACATGTAGGAATGAAGGAGTATTTGTAAGTAGTATACTCGTAGGTTGTTTACTGGAGACAGGAAGctattgtgagtgtgtgagtgtgtgtgtgtgtgtgtcataacaGAGAGGGTCAGGAGGACCTGGTGTTTGTCCCTAAGAACTGTTGCTAAGGTGGAGACAGTGGAGACTTAGTGAAAGATGTGACGTGAAGGGTTTTTTTGCAGAAGACTATAAGAGTCTTGGTTTCTATTGGCTCACTCTCTCTCTATTTGCTCTTTTTTGCTCttactttttgtctttctgactGATGCTTCTTTTGACTGATTGCGTTTTTCATCCTGTCTGATACAAATTGGAATCTCTCTGTACCATCGTAGACTAAATCTAGTTTGTTAATATATGAACTTGTTGTGGTCTGAGTTTATCCACGACAGTGTAATGGCTGTTATTAGTGTGTTAGCACCTGCAAACCTGTTGCACATCAACAGTGAGGGAGCTGGAGGAAGCTGTCATGTGAAACATGTTGCTCACAGACTCCAGGCAATGATTACAGGCCAGTGGTGGTGACAGGTCACATTATGAAGGCTTTTGAGAGCCTGGTTCTGGAGTTCATCCAGCACCTTCTTTGACCAGCCACAACTTAAGAAAGGGTGGTGAGTTCTGCAGGGAGGTTGGGTGGGTATTTCCTGTCACATGGCCTCCTCATGTCACCCAGTGGTGCCACAGTTCTCACAACGAGTGTGTGCCAGCACCAGGTGGTTACCATTAAACGTCTGTCACTGTAGTGTCAAGTtcacaatgaaaacatgcaTATAGAGCCATAAAAATATGAGCTAGAAAACATaacaatgcaataaataaacactggCACTGACCAATCGTCCAACATTTAAAACCCTGTGACACTGCAGTCTGCAGCACAGGGGACAGTTCTGTCTTCCTTTCTCCTCGTTCTCTTTACTCTGTATACCTCAGACTTTAGCCacaactcagagtcctgccaccttcagaaggTCTCTGATAACGTTTGTAGGATTCAGACTGGAGACATCACAGTACACATCAGCTGTGGATAGTTTAGTGAAATGGTGTGGG harbors:
- the LOC137137280 gene encoding uncharacterized protein produces the protein MKTPSNSLLLGVSVLLLLCGLTVSAVYLNVSPNLQQFFTRGPPVSLSCVGEGQTVDGWTVKRTREGQTEQCGADNQDFEVSSSSTCVLSLTTTFIEVYLCETSLGKRSNQVTITVTDKDLILEIPALPVMTGSNVTLHCRNKNSGIVTAYFYKNETCTDLKSEHIISKVQQSDEGFYSCATDKSGKSPQSWLRVRDPPTTSDSHTTTSSGSSGADITTSYTAVAFINTDPPALFSLPPSLLIPVAVVA